The proteins below come from a single Gordonia pseudamarae genomic window:
- a CDS encoding acetyl-CoA C-acetyltransferase encodes MTTPQAYIVDAVRTPVGKRNGSLAKVHPADLGAHVISAIVGRTGIDPEVVDDVVFGCVDAIGPQAGNIGRTAWLAAGMPLGVPGTTVDRQCGSSQQAIHFAAQGVMSGTQDVVLVGGVQNMSAIPISQAMIAGQEFGFSTPTAESEGWRRRFGDAEVSQFAGADAMAVKWDISRTDMEAWALGSHERARAAIAEGRFDREIVAYGDLAVDECPRETTLEKMAGLSPLAEGSRLTAAVASQISDGASAALVVSEAALKRYGLTPRARIHHLSVRGDDPVMMLSAPIPATAYALGKAGMSIEDIDVVEINEAFASVVLAWLKETGADPARVNPNGGAIALGHPLGATGTKLFATLLNELERTGGRYGLQTMCEGGGTANVTIIERL; translated from the coding sequence ATGACCACTCCCCAGGCATACATCGTCGACGCCGTCCGCACTCCGGTCGGAAAGCGCAACGGTTCCCTCGCCAAGGTGCATCCCGCCGACCTCGGCGCGCACGTCATCTCGGCGATCGTCGGACGCACCGGTATCGACCCGGAGGTGGTCGACGACGTGGTGTTCGGCTGTGTCGACGCGATCGGACCGCAGGCCGGCAATATCGGCCGTACCGCCTGGCTGGCCGCCGGGATGCCGCTCGGTGTCCCGGGTACCACCGTGGACCGTCAGTGCGGATCATCGCAGCAGGCAATCCATTTCGCCGCGCAGGGGGTGATGAGCGGTACGCAGGACGTGGTGCTCGTCGGTGGTGTGCAGAACATGAGTGCAATCCCGATCTCGCAGGCGATGATCGCCGGTCAGGAGTTCGGGTTCAGTACTCCCACGGCCGAATCCGAGGGTTGGCGCAGGCGTTTCGGTGATGCCGAGGTCTCCCAGTTCGCCGGTGCCGACGCGATGGCCGTCAAGTGGGACATCAGCCGTACCGACATGGAGGCGTGGGCGCTCGGTTCGCACGAGCGTGCCCGCGCCGCGATCGCCGAGGGCCGCTTCGACCGCGAGATCGTCGCCTACGGCGATCTGGCCGTCGACGAGTGCCCGCGCGAGACGACGTTGGAGAAGATGGCCGGTCTGAGTCCGTTGGCCGAGGGTTCGCGGCTCACGGCGGCGGTGGCCTCGCAGATCTCCGATGGCGCGTCGGCCGCGCTGGTGGTGTCCGAGGCGGCGCTCAAGCGGTACGGCCTGACTCCGCGCGCCCGGATCCATCATCTGTCGGTGCGTGGCGACGATCCGGTGATGATGTTGTCGGCGCCCATTCCGGCCACCGCGTACGCGTTGGGGAAGGCGGGGATGAGCATCGAGGACATCGATGTCGTGGAGATCAATGAGGCGTTCGCGTCGGTGGTGCTGGCCTGGCTGAAGGAGACCGGCGCCGACCCGGCGAGGGTCAATCCGAACGGCGGCGCGATCGCGCTGGGCCACCCGTTGGGTGCCACGGGCACCAAGCTGTTCGCGACGCTGCTCAACGAGTTGGAGCGCACCGGCGGCCGCTATGGGCTGCAGACGATGTGCGAGGGCGGTGGCACCGCCAATGTCACCATCATCGAACGTCTGTAG
- a CDS encoding aldehyde dehydrogenase family protein: protein MTKPAEITPADMHVSADQHTMTELVEIQRAAFLRDGIPDAKTRIDRIVRLSALLLDHSDEIAQALAADFGSRPRELSLMADVAGCMVDLAHQRRSVAKWMKETKTSRAMGVAGFKQSVRHEPLGVVGIMGPWNFPLQLTFVPAGSAFAAGNRVLLRPSSITARTADVIAEYAPDYFSIEELAVITSRHGGGSDFAKLKVDHMFFTGSPEVGASVASEAGKNLVPVTLELGGKNPVVVDTDADIATAARFVANARMVNGGQVCLCPDYVFVPEDKVDEFADKVIARWTEIFPTIVDNPQFTATINEKNFNRIVGLIDDAVSLGATKRQVVPAGEQLPDAGRRKIAPTVLTGVKAGMKIEEDEVFGPVLTVYPYRNLSEAIGHITANPHPLNMYWCGDRNDRFERLADSTRSGAINGNDFALHLFGPELPFGGVGRSGMGGYHGKTGFDTFSHRRAVAFSSMPVSIAELMAPPFAKRDSKVADGQIAMWRKLNARAAKKLRKK, encoded by the coding sequence ATGACCAAGCCCGCCGAGATCACCCCCGCCGACATGCACGTGTCGGCGGATCAGCACACGATGACCGAGTTGGTGGAGATCCAGCGGGCGGCGTTCCTGCGGGACGGTATTCCCGACGCGAAGACCCGCATCGACCGGATCGTTCGGCTGTCGGCGCTGCTGCTCGATCATTCCGACGAGATCGCGCAGGCACTGGCCGCCGACTTCGGGTCGCGTCCGCGCGAGTTGTCACTGATGGCCGATGTCGCGGGCTGCATGGTCGATCTGGCCCATCAGCGCAGGTCTGTGGCCAAGTGGATGAAGGAGACCAAGACCTCGCGGGCGATGGGGGTGGCGGGTTTCAAGCAGTCCGTCCGGCACGAGCCGCTCGGCGTCGTCGGCATCATGGGGCCGTGGAACTTCCCGCTGCAGCTGACGTTCGTGCCCGCGGGGTCGGCGTTCGCCGCGGGTAACCGGGTGCTGCTACGGCCGTCGTCGATCACCGCGAGGACGGCCGATGTGATCGCCGAGTACGCTCCCGACTACTTCTCGATCGAGGAGCTCGCCGTCATCACCTCCCGGCACGGTGGGGGATCGGATTTCGCCAAGCTCAAGGTCGACCACATGTTCTTCACCGGTTCGCCCGAGGTGGGGGCGTCGGTGGCGTCGGAGGCCGGGAAGAATCTGGTGCCGGTCACGCTCGAGTTGGGCGGTAAGAATCCGGTGGTCGTCGACACCGACGCGGACATCGCGACGGCCGCCAGGTTCGTTGCCAATGCCCGCATGGTCAACGGCGGTCAGGTCTGCCTGTGCCCGGACTATGTGTTCGTTCCCGAGGACAAGGTCGACGAGTTCGCCGACAAGGTGATCGCGCGCTGGACCGAGATCTTCCCGACGATCGTCGACAATCCGCAGTTCACGGCCACTATCAACGAGAAGAACTTCAACCGGATCGTCGGTCTCATCGACGACGCGGTCTCGCTCGGCGCCACCAAGCGCCAGGTGGTTCCCGCGGGTGAGCAGTTGCCGGATGCGGGCCGCCGCAAGATCGCGCCGACGGTGCTGACGGGGGTCAAGGCGGGGATGAAGATCGAGGAGGATGAGGTGTTCGGCCCCGTGCTCACGGTGTACCCGTACCGCAATCTGTCCGAGGCGATCGGGCATATCACGGCCAACCCGCATCCGCTGAACATGTACTGGTGCGGTGACCGCAACGACCGGTTCGAGCGTCTTGCCGACAGCACCCGCAGTGGCGCGATCAACGGCAACGATTTCGCGTTGCATCTTTTCGGTCCGGAGCTGCCGTTCGGGGGTGTGGGTCGCAGCGGTATGGGCGGCTATCACGGCAAGACGGGCTTCGACACGTTCAGTCATCGTCGTGCGGTCGCGTTCTCGTCGATGCCGGTGAGCATCGCCGAGTTGATGGCGCCGCCGTTCGCCAAGCGTGACAGCAAGGTGGCCGACGGTCAGATCGCGATGTGGCGCAAGCTCAATGCCCGCGCCGCGAAGAAACTCCGCAAGAAGTAG
- a CDS encoding TetR/AcrR family transcriptional regulator translates to MAARTSTSSARRDELLSTAGRLFAENGLRSTTVRDIADAAGILSGSLYHHFDSKESMVDEILRGFLDRLFGQYREIAAADLSARETIRRFVIASFEAIDHDHHAVAIYQDEAPRLAGQERFGYIAELNTEFRGLWLSTLRRGVDEGEFRADLDLELVYRFMRDTVWVAVRWYRPGGALGVEDIAREYLSIVLDGIVPR, encoded by the coding sequence ATGGCAGCACGCACCTCGACCAGCTCGGCCCGCCGCGACGAACTCCTGTCGACGGCGGGCCGTCTGTTCGCCGAGAACGGATTGCGTTCCACCACGGTACGCGACATCGCCGATGCCGCCGGCATCTTGTCCGGCAGCCTTTACCACCATTTCGACTCCAAGGAGTCGATGGTCGACGAGATCCTGCGTGGCTTCCTGGACCGGCTCTTCGGCCAGTACCGCGAGATCGCCGCGGCCGACCTGTCGGCGCGCGAGACTATTCGGCGTTTCGTCATCGCCTCGTTCGAGGCCATCGATCACGACCATCACGCGGTGGCCATCTATCAGGACGAGGCGCCGCGTTTGGCCGGTCAAGAGCGCTTCGGCTACATCGCCGAGTTGAACACGGAGTTCCGTGGCCTGTGGTTGTCGACGCTGCGCCGGGGTGTCGATGAGGGTGAGTTCCGCGCCGATCTCGATCTGGAGCTGGTGTACCGCTTCATGCGGGACACGGTATGGGTGGCGGTGCGCTGGTATCGACCGGGTGGTGCGCTCGGGGTCGAGGACATCGCACGCGAATACCTGTCGATCGTCCTCGACGGGATCGTCCCCCGCTGA
- a CDS encoding DUF7832 domain-containing protein, whose protein sequence is MTYDDAEWHRDTVGELGLDDSAADVHIGVYLAWAATRGLLSKPYASAASQVRSRAGTPAQLAHDLFVDQIDPGMLSPVGRRFTESAYSSYLTTIDTAAHIAGLHHGYELPDTWATYDNIVPLIDTLYESWVD, encoded by the coding sequence ATGACCTACGACGACGCCGAATGGCATCGGGACACGGTCGGGGAACTGGGGCTCGACGACTCGGCGGCCGACGTACACATCGGCGTCTACCTGGCGTGGGCGGCGACCCGCGGCCTGCTCAGCAAGCCGTACGCGTCGGCCGCCAGTCAGGTACGCAGCCGTGCCGGCACCCCGGCGCAACTCGCCCACGACCTGTTTGTCGACCAGATCGATCCGGGCATGCTGTCCCCGGTCGGCCGCCGGTTCACCGAATCGGCGTATTCGAGTTACCTCACCACCATCGACACCGCCGCGCACATCGCCGGTCTGCACCACGGCTACGAACTCCCCGACACCTGGGCCACCTACGACAACATCGTCCCCCTCATCGACACCCTCTACGAAAGCTGGGTCGACTGA
- a CDS encoding NAD(P)H-dependent flavin oxidoreductase, with translation MTGASEAMGNEIARAAALPTKFTELVGIEYPIVQTGMGWVSGPSLTSATSNAGGLGILASATMTFGELESAIKKTKSLTDKPFGVNMRADAGDAADRIDLVIREGVKVASFALAPKKELIAKLKDHGVVVIPSIGAAKHALKVASWGADAVIVQGGEGGGHTGPVATTLLLPSVIDALAQAGSDMPVVASGGFFDGRGLVAALAYGADGIAMGTRFLLTSDSAVPDSVKQEYLKRSLNDTVVSTKVDGMPHRVLRTPLVDALESGSPVKALTAAARNANEFKQLTGMKWTALLRDGLAMKKSGERTWQQIIMAGNTPMLLRAGLVEGDTRAGVLASGQVVGMIDDLPSCEELIQSVMTQAYERRKALS, from the coding sequence ATGACCGGGGCGAGCGAGGCGATGGGAAATGAGATCGCCCGCGCCGCCGCGCTTCCCACCAAGTTCACCGAGCTGGTGGGTATCGAGTATCCGATCGTGCAGACCGGGATGGGCTGGGTGTCGGGACCGTCGCTCACCTCGGCGACATCGAACGCCGGCGGTCTGGGGATTCTGGCTTCGGCGACAATGACGTTCGGTGAGCTGGAATCGGCGATCAAGAAGACCAAGTCTCTCACCGACAAGCCGTTCGGTGTGAACATGCGTGCCGACGCCGGCGACGCCGCCGACCGGATCGACCTGGTGATCCGGGAAGGTGTGAAGGTGGCCTCGTTCGCGTTGGCGCCGAAGAAGGAGCTGATCGCCAAGCTCAAAGATCATGGTGTGGTGGTGATCCCGTCGATCGGTGCCGCCAAGCACGCGTTGAAGGTGGCGTCGTGGGGTGCCGATGCGGTGATCGTGCAGGGCGGGGAGGGTGGCGGCCACACCGGACCGGTCGCCACAACTCTGCTGCTGCCGTCGGTGATCGACGCTCTCGCCCAAGCTGGTTCGGACATGCCGGTGGTCGCCTCGGGTGGCTTCTTCGACGGCCGCGGCCTTGTCGCCGCACTCGCGTACGGTGCCGACGGCATCGCCATGGGCACCCGCTTTCTGCTCACCTCCGACAGCGCCGTCCCCGACTCGGTGAAACAGGAGTACCTGAAACGATCCCTCAACGACACCGTCGTCTCGACGAAGGTCGACGGCATGCCGCACCGCGTGCTGCGCACCCCACTGGTCGACGCCCTCGAAAGCGGTAGCCCGGTCAAGGCTTTGACGGCCGCCGCCCGCAACGCCAACGAGTTCAAACAACTCACCGGCATGAAATGGACCGCCCTGCTGCGCGACGGCCTGGCCATGAAGAAATCGGGCGAACGCACCTGGCAACAGATCATCATGGCCGGCAACACCCCGATGCTGCTGCGCGCCGGACTCGTCGAGGGCGACACCCGCGCCGGGGTACTGGCCTCCGGTCAGGTCGTCGGCATGATCGATGATCTGCCGAGTTGTGAGGAGCTGATCCAGTCCGTCATGACCCAGGCATATGAGCGGCGTAAAGCGCTGAGCTGA
- a CDS encoding CoA-transferase: MTTTEPTTEVTRAEICVVACADIFAGAGEILASPMAPVPLLGARLARLTSEPDLLITDGEALIFADTPAIGRSGPIEGWLPFRKVFDVVASGRRHVVMGANQIDRHGNQNLSAFGPLQQPTRQMFGVRGAPGNTINHPTSYWVGRHSSRVFTDTVDIVSGVGFDKVDPENPAFDDLNIYRVVTNLGVFDFGGPDHTMRALSLHPGVQAAEVAENTSFVVAGLDSAASTRQPTDEELTIIREVLDPKGVRNREVR; the protein is encoded by the coding sequence GTGACCACCACAGAACCCACCACAGAGGTGACCCGCGCAGAGATCTGTGTCGTGGCATGTGCCGACATCTTCGCCGGGGCCGGCGAGATCCTGGCCTCCCCGATGGCACCGGTACCACTGCTCGGGGCGCGGCTCGCCCGGCTCACGTCCGAGCCGGATCTGCTGATCACCGACGGTGAGGCACTGATCTTCGCCGACACCCCGGCGATCGGGCGTTCGGGTCCGATCGAAGGCTGGCTTCCGTTCCGCAAGGTATTCGACGTCGTCGCGTCGGGGCGCCGTCATGTGGTGATGGGCGCCAACCAGATCGACCGCCACGGCAACCAGAACCTGTCGGCGTTCGGGCCGCTCCAGCAGCCGACGCGACAGATGTTCGGGGTGCGGGGCGCTCCCGGCAACACCATCAATCATCCGACGAGCTACTGGGTGGGGCGACATTCGTCGCGCGTGTTCACCGATACCGTCGACATCGTGTCGGGCGTCGGTTTCGACAAGGTGGATCCGGAGAATCCGGCGTTCGATGACCTGAACATCTATCGCGTCGTCACCAATCTGGGCGTGTTCGATTTCGGCGGGCCCGATCACACCATGCGAGCTCTGTCGTTGCATCCGGGTGTGCAGGCGGCCGAGGTCGCGGAGAACACCTCGTTCGTGGTGGCCGGTCTCGATTCGGCCGCTTCGACCCGCCAACCAACCGATGAGGAACTGACCATCATCCGGGAGGTCCTCGACCCCAAGGGTGTTCGCAATCGGGAGGTCCGATGA
- a CDS encoding CoA transferase subunit A — protein MAAVPTDKTSTLDEVIGELRDGMTIGIGGWGSRRKPMALVRALARSDVKDLTVVTYGGADLGLLCAAGKVRRAYYGFVSLDSAPFYDPWFAHARTTGAIEAREMDEGMVKCGLEAAAARLPFLPIRAGLGSDVLRFWEGELKTVTSPYPDADGRTQTLVAMPALRLDAAFVHLDIADNRGNAAYTGVDPYMDDLFCGAAERRYLETDQLVSTEVLVKSVPHQRLLLNRMNVDRVVHTPNGAHFTFAGEYGRDEAFQRFYVESAKDPDTWEAFSQRFLRVDEETYQREVAAWQAEQEDSK, from the coding sequence ATGGCAGCAGTACCAACAGACAAGACCAGCACGCTCGACGAGGTGATCGGCGAACTGCGCGACGGGATGACCATCGGCATCGGCGGCTGGGGTTCGCGACGTAAGCCGATGGCACTGGTACGGGCACTGGCTCGCTCCGACGTCAAGGATCTGACCGTTGTCACCTACGGCGGCGCCGATCTCGGATTGCTCTGCGCGGCGGGTAAAGTGCGCCGAGCCTACTACGGTTTCGTGTCGCTGGACTCGGCCCCCTTCTACGATCCGTGGTTCGCCCACGCCCGCACCACCGGCGCCATCGAGGCCCGCGAGATGGACGAGGGCATGGTCAAGTGCGGACTCGAGGCCGCCGCCGCCCGGCTGCCGTTCCTGCCGATCCGGGCCGGTCTCGGGTCCGATGTCCTCCGATTCTGGGAAGGCGAACTCAAGACCGTCACCTCCCCCTACCCCGATGCCGACGGCCGCACCCAGACTCTGGTCGCGATGCCGGCACTGCGTCTGGACGCCGCGTTCGTGCACCTGGACATCGCCGACAACCGCGGCAACGCCGCCTACACCGGCGTCGACCCGTACATGGACGATCTGTTCTGCGGCGCCGCCGAGCGCCGCTACCTGGAAACCGACCAGCTGGTGTCGACCGAGGTGCTGGTGAAGTCGGTTCCGCATCAGCGTCTGCTGCTGAACCGGATGAACGTCGACCGGGTGGTGCATACCCCCAACGGGGCGCATTTCACCTTCGCCGGTGAGTACGGGCGCGACGAAGCGTTCCAGCGGTTCTACGTCGAATCGGCCAAGGACCCGGATACGTGGGAGGCGTTCTCGCAGCGGTTCCTGCGTGTCGATGAAGAAACCTATCAGCGTGAGGTGGCCGCGTGGCAGGCCGAACAGGAGGACAGCAAGTGA
- a CDS encoding enoyl-CoA hydratase family protein produces the protein MPITTARTDSGIAIVTVDYPPVNALPSAVWFDLADVITAAGEDPSTHVVILRSEGRGFNAGVDIKEMQTTSGFGALIGANHGCAAAFSAVYDCPVPVIAAVNGFCVGGGVGLVGNADIIVAADDAYFGLPEVDRGALGAATHLARLVPQHMMRTLYYTAQTVTAQQLLHFGSVYRVVPADELIAAATEVAEQIAKKDTRVIRAAKAAINHIDPVDVKTSYRLEQGYTFELNLAGVADEHRDAFVATGKAVGES, from the coding sequence ATGCCCATCACCACCGCACGCACCGACAGCGGCATCGCGATCGTGACCGTCGACTATCCTCCGGTCAACGCGCTGCCGTCGGCCGTCTGGTTCGATCTCGCCGACGTCATCACCGCCGCGGGCGAAGACCCGTCGACGCACGTGGTGATCCTGCGGTCGGAAGGGCGCGGCTTCAACGCCGGCGTCGACATCAAGGAAATGCAGACGACATCGGGCTTCGGCGCCCTCATCGGCGCCAACCACGGCTGCGCCGCCGCGTTCTCCGCCGTCTACGACTGCCCCGTCCCCGTCATCGCGGCCGTCAACGGCTTCTGCGTCGGCGGCGGGGTCGGCCTGGTGGGCAACGCCGACATCATCGTCGCCGCCGACGACGCCTACTTCGGCCTGCCCGAGGTCGATCGGGGCGCGCTGGGCGCCGCGACACATCTCGCGAGGCTCGTCCCGCAGCACATGATGCGCACCCTCTACTACACGGCGCAGACCGTCACCGCACAGCAACTGCTGCACTTCGGGTCCGTGTACCGCGTGGTGCCCGCCGACGAACTCATCGCCGCCGCAACCGAAGTCGCCGAACAGATCGCCAAAAAGGACACCCGGGTGATCCGCGCAGCCAAGGCCGCGATCAACCACATCGACCCCGTCGACGTGAAGACCAGCTACCGCCTCGAGCAGGGCTACACCTTCGAGCTGAACCTGGCCGGGGTGGCCGACGAGCACCGCGACGCATTCGTCGCGACCGGCAAAGCCGTCGGCGAGTCCTGA
- a CDS encoding SDR family oxidoreductase — MTAVPQVAGPPESGGADADPPTTTAAGERPAPRIDLGLSGRTILITGGARGVGAGIATVLAELGATPVICARRPPDTGGAGHPDFFPCDVRDEDAVSGLIGAIVDKYGKLDGVVNNAGGSPFALAADASASFTTKIIALNLVAPLIVARAAHAVMVNQPEGGAIVNISSVSGHRPSPGTAAYGAAKAGVDSATTALAVEWAPAVRINSIVAGAIQTELSHLHYGDQAGIDAVAATIPMGRLALPSDIGYAVAFLLSPLSSFITGSTLTIHGGGERPAFLSAATAGNQV, encoded by the coding sequence ATGACCGCAGTGCCACAGGTCGCCGGCCCGCCCGAATCGGGTGGAGCCGACGCCGACCCACCGACGACGACGGCCGCGGGGGAGCGACCGGCCCCCCGCATCGACCTAGGGCTCTCGGGCAGGACGATCCTGATCACCGGCGGTGCGCGCGGCGTCGGTGCGGGCATCGCGACCGTGCTCGCAGAACTCGGCGCCACCCCGGTGATCTGTGCCCGCCGCCCGCCCGACACCGGTGGTGCGGGTCATCCCGACTTCTTCCCGTGCGACGTCCGCGACGAAGACGCGGTGAGCGGACTGATCGGTGCCATCGTCGACAAATACGGAAAGCTCGACGGCGTGGTGAACAACGCCGGTGGCTCACCCTTCGCGCTCGCCGCCGACGCCTCGGCGAGCTTCACCACCAAGATCATCGCGCTCAACCTGGTGGCCCCACTGATCGTGGCGCGGGCTGCGCATGCGGTGATGGTCAACCAGCCCGAAGGCGGTGCGATCGTCAACATCTCGAGCGTGAGCGGACACCGGCCCTCGCCGGGCACGGCCGCCTACGGCGCCGCCAAGGCGGGCGTCGACAGCGCCACCACCGCACTGGCCGTCGAGTGGGCGCCCGCGGTCCGGATCAATTCCATTGTGGCCGGGGCCATCCAAACGGAACTGTCACACTTGCACTACGGTGACCAGGCCGGTATCGATGCCGTCGCCGCCACGATCCCGATGGGCCGGCTGGCGTTGCCGTCGGACATCGGCTACGCCGTCGCATTCCTGCTGTCCCCGCTGTCATCGTTCATCACCGGCAGCACCCTCACCATCCACGGCGGCGGCGAGCGCCCCGCCTTCCTGTCGGCCGCCACCGCCGGCAACCAGGTTTAA
- a CDS encoding SDR family oxidoreductase, which produces MSSKLNEGRVVIVTGAGQGLGRAHAHAFAADGAAVVVNDYDADSAEAVTREIRAAGGRAVTGVGDVADWACGESLVATAIDQFGRLDALVNNAGFVRDRMLVSLSEDEWDSVVRVHLKGHFVMLRHAAAYWRAEAKAGRTPQARIVNTSSGAGLYGSVGQGNYSAAKAGIAELTIQAAAELGGYGITANAIAPSARTQMTVGAGGAMAEQMAAPVDGSFDAMDPANVSPLVVWLGSAQSGSVTGRVFEVEGGKISVSDGWQRSVAADKGARWDIAELGPVVGDLLAKAPVPMPVYGAR; this is translated from the coding sequence TTGTCCAGCAAGCTGAATGAGGGTCGGGTCGTCATCGTCACCGGAGCGGGTCAGGGCCTGGGCCGTGCCCATGCACACGCTTTCGCCGCCGACGGCGCCGCCGTCGTGGTGAACGACTACGACGCCGACTCCGCGGAGGCCGTGACGCGGGAGATCCGCGCGGCCGGTGGGCGGGCCGTCACCGGTGTCGGCGATGTGGCCGACTGGGCGTGCGGCGAGTCGTTGGTGGCCACGGCGATCGATCAGTTCGGCCGCCTCGACGCGCTGGTCAACAATGCCGGTTTCGTACGCGACCGGATGCTGGTCTCGCTGTCGGAGGACGAGTGGGATTCGGTGGTGCGCGTGCACCTCAAGGGTCACTTCGTCATGCTGCGCCATGCCGCCGCGTACTGGCGGGCCGAGGCGAAGGCCGGCCGAACCCCGCAGGCCCGCATCGTCAACACCTCCTCGGGTGCCGGTCTGTATGGCTCGGTCGGTCAGGGCAATTACTCCGCCGCCAAGGCGGGTATCGCGGAACTGACCATCCAGGCCGCCGCCGAACTGGGCGGGTACGGCATCACCGCCAACGCGATCGCCCCGTCGGCACGCACTCAGATGACAGTCGGTGCCGGCGGTGCGATGGCCGAGCAGATGGCCGCGCCCGTCGATGGTTCGTTCGACGCGATGGATCCGGCGAATGTGTCGCCGCTGGTGGTGTGGTTGGGCTCGGCGCAGTCCGGCTCGGTCACGGGCCGGGTCTTCGAGGTCGAGGGCGGCAAGATCTCGGTGTCCGACGGCTGGCAGCGCAGCGTGGCGGCGGACAAGGGTGCGCGCTGGGACATCGCCGAACTCGGCCCGGTGGTGGGGGACCTGCTGGCCAAGGCTCCCGTGCCGATGCCCGTCTACGGTGCCCGGTAG
- a CDS encoding GNAT family N-acetyltransferase: MTDLDQATTRRDITDALLTALERRHEVLDAIVDADDRDAAVSTIAELLGTSGLGAEAVLGMRLDQLTKAERRKNQAELDDLNSALTFTLAERPASSGDTLELRAFSTDDADIFAVRTEELKVAGDGSGEPAGPLDDEIAKGAQRVDDEDAVWLVAEEEGTKVGLIFGELAGGEVDVRIWIHPDKRKQGYGVAALRKSRSEMASLFPGVPMVVRAPSS, translated from the coding sequence ATGACTGATCTGGACCAGGCGACGACCCGTCGCGACATCACCGACGCACTGCTCACCGCTCTCGAACGGCGCCACGAAGTGCTCGACGCCATCGTCGACGCCGACGACCGCGACGCCGCGGTGTCCACGATCGCCGAATTGCTCGGCACGTCCGGCCTGGGCGCCGAGGCCGTACTCGGAATGCGTCTGGACCAGCTCACCAAAGCTGAGCGCCGCAAGAACCAGGCCGAACTCGACGACCTCAACTCCGCGCTCACCTTCACTCTCGCCGAGCGTCCCGCCAGCAGCGGCGACACACTCGAACTGCGGGCCTTCTCCACCGACGACGCGGACATCTTCGCCGTGCGCACCGAGGAGCTCAAGGTCGCCGGCGACGGATCGGGCGAACCTGCGGGCCCGCTGGACGACGAGATTGCCAAGGGCGCACAGCGAGTCGACGACGAGGATGCGGTCTGGCTGGTCGCCGAGGAAGAAGGCACCAAGGTGGGCCTGATCTTCGGCGAACTCGCCGGCGGCGAGGTGGACGTGCGCATCTGGATCCATCCGGACAAGCGCAAGCAGGGCTACGGCGTTGCCGCGCTGCGCAAGTCGCGGTCAGAGATGGCATCGCTGTTCCCGGGCGTGCCGATGGTGGTGCGCGCCCCCAGCTCCTGA